One window of Xylocopa sonorina isolate GNS202 chromosome 9, iyXylSono1_principal, whole genome shotgun sequence genomic DNA carries:
- the LOC143426667 gene encoding esterase FE4 produces the protein MHARQRGRTTDDGCGCKRWLMAFTLFFAVIVAVNGQFLQVSTRFGTIWGIFSNSTRGRTAIHYLGVPYAEPPIGELRFKSPRPWNRSWPIAYIATANRNVCLQLNHNGNIIGSENCLYLNIFVPVDSQKPGVNSGLPVMVYVHGDKYSSGSSNSRKLPPDYLMDQDVILVTVNYRLNILGFLSTGSDASPGNYGLKDVLMALQWIQENICSFNGDPGNVTLWGHGSGASMVHALALTNKTEGLFNRYILQSGNALCPWAISTRSWARRATLHVANWLGCLPQKINDEENEKRESNNATTTTASPEVTTVSEDRDVEYEEYSEEDEQSIMDCLRKVNVKKLGKILKHYRSWDMKPCCIFALTIETESEDALMTSHPLNTIKTGHFRDIPFIMGVTKDDGLMKMSDNTTFTSELINNFKTHLPYSLEYYQLISNVTAFVDAIDEFYFPGNRCLSDGQNVTEMVSDALFLWPAYQTLKCQSEKMNSSTYFYLFDYEGTFTSTFSSKEMTRYGVAHADDLNYLIPILNKKHKDQMLHNTESDVAMINIMTEMWASFAATGVPKAWRIPSWPDYKDSHEFLQFGVGRYSEVIVADAFFPERMAFWEQLTANLTIFREIEDYSPFVIPIELIFENDNNDSIRAVGCTILVYTVMLFVTHFW, from the exons ATGCACGCGCGACAACGTGGACGCACGACGGACGATGGTTGCGGTTGCAAACGGTGGTTGATGGCTTTTACGCTCTTCTTCGCTGTCATCGTCGCTGTCAACGGCCAGTTTCTCCAAGTTTCGACGAGGTTTGGTACTATTTGGGGAATTTTCAGCAACAGCACGCGAGGGAGGACAGCGATACACTACTTGGGGGTGCCTTACGCTGAGCCGCCGATTGGCGAGCTCAGATTCAAG AGTCCACGACCATGGAATCGCTCGTGGCCCATAGCTTACATTGCGACGGCGAACAGGAATGTGTGCCTGCAGTTGAATCACAATGGAAACATTATTGGAAGCGAGAACTGCCTCTACCTGAATATTTTCGTTCCTGTT GATTCACAGAAACCAGGGGTGAATAGTGGGCTTCCGGTGATGGTGTACGTGCACGGCGATAAATACAGCAGCGGTAGCAGCAACAGCCGCAAGTTACCACCGGACTACTTGATGGATCAGGATGTAATCCTAGTCACGGTTAACTATCGTTTGAATATTCTAG GATTCTTGAGCACAGGCAGCGATGCGAGCCCAGGAAACTACGGCTTGAAGGACGTCTTAATGGCGCTGCAGTGGATACAAGAGAACATCTGCTCGTTCAATGGGGACCCTGGGAATGTGACTTTATGGGGCCACGGCTCGGGCGCGTCGATGGTGCACGCGTTGGCCCTCACCAACAAAACGGAAGGGCTGTTCAACAGGTACATCCTGCAGAGCGGAAACGCTCTCTGCCCTTGGGCCATCAGCACCAGAAGCTGGGCGAGGAGGGCGACCCTCCACGTGGCCAACTGGCTCGGCTGTCTCCCTCAAAAAATCAACGACGAAGAGAACGAAAAAAGGGAGAGTAATAACGCGACGACCACCACTGCGTCACCGGAAGTGACGACAGTGTCGGAGGATAGGGACGTGGAGTACGAAGAGTACAGCGAAGAGGACGAACAGAGCATTATGGACTGCTTAAGGAAAGTTAACGTCAAGAAATTAGGCAAAATATTGAAGCATTAT AGGAGTTGGGACATGAAACCCTGCTGCATTTTTGCACTCACGATCGAGACGGAATCAGAAGACGCTCTCATGACATCGCACCCCCTAAATACGATAAAAACGGGCCATTTCCGGGATATACCATTCATCATGGGAGTCACCAAAGACGATGGACTAATGAAAATGTCTG ACAACACGACCTTCACGTCGGAGCTGATAAATAATTTCAAGACGCATCTGCCTTACTCGCTGGAGTATTACCAGCTGATCTCGAACGTAACCGCGTTCGTCGACGCGATCGACGAGTTCTACTTTCCAGGGAATCGTTGCTTGTCCGACGGACAAAACGTCACAGAG ATGGTGAGCGACGCGTTGTTCTTGTGGCCAGCTTATCAAACTTTAAAGTGCCAATCGGAGAAGATGAACTCGAGCACGTACTTTTATCTATTCGATTACGAGGGTACCTTCACTAGTACGTTCAGTTCTAAGGAAATGACTCGTTACG GAGTCGCGCACGCGGACGATTTAAATTACTTGATTCCAATATTGAACAAGAAGCACAAGGATCAAATGTTGCACAATACAGAAAGCGATGTTGCTATGATAAATATAATGACTGAAATGTGGGCCAGCTTCGCGGCTACCGG AGTACCAAAGGCATGGAGGATACCATCGTGGCCGGATTACAAGGATTCTCACGAATTCCTGCAATTTGGAGTCGGTAGATATTCAGAAGTGATCGTGGCGGACGCTTTCTTCCCGGAAAGAATGGCATTTTGGGAACAACTGACGGCGAATCTGACGATTTTCCGAGAAATCGAGGATTACTCGCCGTTCGTGATTCCCATAGAATTGATATTCGAAAATGACAACAACGATAGTATTCGTGCGGTAGGATGTACAATACTAGTCTATACAGTGATGCTATTCGTAACCCATTTCTGGTAA